The DNA sequence TCcttctgtacctcctctctctctatcctgaccATTTCTATGTTTTGATTCTGAACTGTGTTTTATGTGTATCTGGCCCGTTCAGGACTCGCGGTCCGCTTCCAGGAGTGTGAGCCCAAGGGGTTCTGGGAAGTCTGCCAGCCGCTCCCCGGCCCATTCCCCAGCCCGCTCCAAAGATGGCTCCAGACACTCCAGGTCTAAGTCCCACTCCCGATCCCGCTCCAAGTCCAGGTAAGAACCCCAGCTCCAAGGAGGCTTTggcataattacaaatcatttgtagactgcaaatttgCCGCAAGAAGTCCAAACAAACGATCACGTATAcctctctattatgtgtgggaatactttggaacagatttccaaaattaaaatcacttggagctgatctgctggtgtttttacagtcttatgttGAATAAAAAATTAGAATAACAAACACTTTTATTTTTACTTGGAGTGGCCAAATAAAATCAGCCGCCAGTTAGAAACCCTGCTTTAAATGTTCTTAACATGTCTTATTTTATTTTCCCCAGGTCTCGTTCCCACAGAAGCTCCCGCAGGCATTATTCCCGCTCTCGCTCCCGTTCCCACCGCCGCCGTTCCCGTAGCCGTTCCCGAAGCGGGGAATACCGCCGCCGTCGGAGCCACAGCCACTCCCCCATGTCCAACCGCCGCAGGCACATTGGCAACcgggtacatacacacacacacacctctggagACGAGACTCTCTTCGGCAAACCTCACACACAACCTCTATCCTTCTCACAATCCTCCTCTATAGGCCAACCCGGACCCGAACTGCTGCCTGGGTGTGTTTGGTCTGAGCCtgtacaccacagagagagacctgagagacgTGTTCTCCAAGTACGGTCCCCTGGCTGACGTCAGCATCGTCTACGACCAGCAGTCACGACGCTCCCGCGGCTTCGCCTTCGTCTACTTCGAAGTCCGAGAGGACGCCaatgaggtagggagggaggggttgttgCAGGGGAAGAACAGAGAAGAATCAGAACTTTTGAGTGAGCATGGTGTTGAAGGGGAATACTCTTCTCTAAACATCtttgtccctctcctccaccccccctctctgttTCAGGCTAAGGAGAGAGCTAATGGAATGGAGTTGGATGGACGGAGGATCAGGGTCGATTTCTCCATCACCAAACGACCACACACTCCTACCCCTGGGATATATATGGGACGGCCCACATAGTGAGTGACCGTCTTTCTTAGACTCACGCATCTGGGATGGCCCACGTGATGCACACACATGTTGTATATTCAGTGAATCCTCTAACCGTGTGTGTTTTCCAGTggtggcggcggcggcagcagcagcagcggaggcggtggaggaggaggaggaagtggcgGCCCCAGCTCAAGCTCGTCTCGCCGTAGCTCGAAGGATTACGACCGTGGCGGTGACCGTGGTTACGACAGAGGCTATGACCGTGGCTACGATCGTTACGACGACCGAGAGTGCTACAGGTCCTACAGGTGAGACACCTGGCCTGGATCTTATAGTTAGTGGTTGCTAAGCAGGACTGGGGCAGTTGGTTGGTGGATGCTTATTGTGTGTTGTCTCTCCAGACGCAGGTCTCCGTCCCCGTACTACAGCCGAGGGACCTACCGGTCTCGCTCCCGCTCGCGGTCTTACTCCCCACGTAAGTCAACCAGACTTAGCACCGCTTAACATGGTTAACTTGACGGCTAATATACTAGTGACGCAGAGGCGGGGCCTCAATGTCTAaatgtctccctcctgtctccacaGGCCACTACTGAGAAAAGGAGCAAGATGATACTTTTTGTGGGGTTAGGGCCAAGGGTGGGGTGCATATCTGGGGAAGTTAGGGAAATGGTAAAGGATGTAATTGTGAACTTGATAAACagtcatattttttgtttattttagttACATTTATTCAG is a window from the Oncorhynchus tshawytscha isolate Ot180627B linkage group LG14, Otsh_v2.0, whole genome shotgun sequence genome containing:
- the LOC112266414 gene encoding transformer-2 protein homolog alpha isoform X3, whose translation is MSNRRRHIGNRANPDPNCCLGVFGLSLYTTERDLRDVFSKYGPLADVSIVYDQQSRRSRGFAFVYFEVREDANEAKERANGMELDGRRIRVDFSITKRPHTPTPGIYMGRPTYGGGGGSSSSGGGGGGGGSGGPSSSSSRRSSKDYDRGGDRGYDRGYDRGYDRYDDRECYRSYRRRSPSPYYSRGTYRSRSRSRSYSPRHY
- the LOC112266414 gene encoding transformer-2 protein homolog alpha isoform X2, which translates into the protein MCIWPVQDSRSASRSVSPRGSGKSASRSPAHSPARSKDGSRHSRSKSHSRSRSKSRSRSHRSSRRHYSRSRSRSHRRRSRSRSRSGEYRRRRSHSHSPMSNRRRHIGNRANPDPNCCLGVFGLSLYTTERDLRDVFSKYGPLADVSIVYDQQSRRSRGFAFVYFEVREDANEAKERANGMELDGRRIRVDFSITKRPHTPTPGIYMGRPTYGGGGGSSSSGGGGGGGGSGGPSSSSSRRSSKDYDRGGDRGYDRGYDRGYDRYDDRECYRSYRRRSPSPYYSRGTYRSRSRSRSYSPRHY
- the LOC112266414 gene encoding transformer-2 protein homolog alpha isoform X1; amino-acid sequence: MSDNEKDFGERDSRSASRSVSPRGSGKSASRSPAHSPARSKDGSRHSRSKSHSRSRSKSRSRSHRSSRRHYSRSRSRSHRRRSRSRSRSGEYRRRRSHSHSPMSNRRRHIGNRANPDPNCCLGVFGLSLYTTERDLRDVFSKYGPLADVSIVYDQQSRRSRGFAFVYFEVREDANEAKERANGMELDGRRIRVDFSITKRPHTPTPGIYMGRPTYGGGGGSSSSGGGGGGGGSGGPSSSSSRRSSKDYDRGGDRGYDRGYDRGYDRYDDRECYRSYRRRSPSPYYSRGTYRSRSRSRSYSPRHY